In the Variovorax sp. S12S4 genome, one interval contains:
- a CDS encoding amidohydrolase family protein, whose amino-acid sequence MDHKNLIAIDIHTHAEVSCWNPFDNYGEEYDRAADKYFGSSGRPTIAESVAYYRERKIGLVMFMVDAESNMGRRRIPNEEIAEAAQKNSDIMIAFASIDPHKGKMGAREARRLIEEHGVKGFKFHPTVQGYHPYDKMAWPIYEVIAEYNLPAIFHTGHSGIGSGMRCGGGLRLEYSNPMHLDDVAIDFPDMQIVMAHPSFPWQDEALSVATHKPNVWIDLSGWSPKYFPKQLVQYANTLLKDRILFGSDYPLITPDRWMKDFETAGFKPEVMPGILKGNAVRLLKLEG is encoded by the coding sequence ATGGACCACAAGAACCTCATCGCGATCGACATCCACACCCACGCCGAAGTGAGCTGCTGGAACCCGTTCGACAACTACGGCGAGGAATACGACCGCGCCGCGGACAAGTACTTCGGCTCGAGCGGCCGTCCGACCATTGCCGAGAGCGTGGCGTACTACCGTGAAAGAAAGATCGGGCTGGTGATGTTCATGGTCGACGCCGAGTCGAACATGGGCCGCCGGCGCATTCCGAACGAGGAAATTGCCGAGGCCGCGCAGAAGAACAGCGACATCATGATTGCCTTTGCCAGCATCGATCCGCACAAGGGAAAGATGGGTGCGCGCGAGGCGCGGCGGCTCATCGAGGAGCACGGTGTGAAGGGCTTCAAGTTCCACCCCACGGTGCAGGGCTACCATCCCTACGACAAGATGGCCTGGCCGATCTACGAGGTGATTGCCGAGTACAACCTGCCGGCCATCTTCCACACGGGACACAGCGGCATCGGCTCGGGCATGCGCTGCGGCGGCGGCCTCAGGCTGGAGTACAGCAACCCGATGCACCTGGACGACGTGGCCATCGACTTTCCGGACATGCAGATCGTGATGGCGCACCCCAGCTTTCCGTGGCAGGACGAAGCGCTGAGCGTGGCCACGCACAAGCCCAACGTGTGGATCGACCTGTCGGGCTGGAGCCCCAAGTATTTTCCCAAGCAGCTGGTGCAGTACGCCAACACGCTGCTGAAGGACCGCATCCTGTTCGGCAGCGACTACCCGCTGATCACGCCCGACCGCTGGATGAAGGACTTCGAGACCGCCGGCTTCAAGCCCGAGGTGATGCCGGGCATCTTGAAGGGCAACGCGGTGCGGCTGCTCAAGCTGGAAGGCTGA
- a CDS encoding crotonase/enoyl-CoA hydratase family protein, with protein sequence MTNPDLQLDIRDEVAIVRLTRGAKRNALSDGLILALRNTFETLPSTVRAAVLDGEGPHFCAGLDLSELKERDAGQGMQHSRLWHAALDLIQHGPVPVVAALHGAVVGGGLELASACHIRVADRSTFYALPEGSRGIFVGGGGSVRIPKLIGVARMTDMMMTGRVYNAEDGERANFAQYLVDEGAAFDKAFELAKRIATNAPLTNYALMHALPRIAEQSADHGFFTEALMSGIVQNAPEAKERVRDFLEGRGAKVSKG encoded by the coding sequence ATGACCAATCCCGACCTCCAACTCGACATTCGCGACGAAGTCGCCATCGTTCGCCTGACGCGCGGCGCCAAACGCAATGCCCTTTCGGACGGGTTGATCCTCGCGTTGCGCAATACCTTCGAGACCCTGCCCTCCACGGTGCGCGCGGCAGTGCTCGACGGCGAAGGCCCGCACTTCTGCGCCGGCCTCGACCTGAGCGAACTGAAAGAGCGCGACGCGGGTCAGGGCATGCAGCATTCGCGCCTGTGGCATGCCGCGCTCGACCTCATCCAGCACGGCCCGGTGCCGGTGGTTGCCGCGCTGCACGGCGCGGTGGTGGGCGGCGGCCTGGAGCTGGCCAGCGCCTGCCACATCCGCGTGGCCGACCGCTCCACCTTCTACGCGCTGCCCGAGGGCTCACGCGGCATCTTCGTGGGCGGCGGCGGCTCGGTGCGCATTCCCAAGCTGATTGGCGTGGCCCGCATGACCGACATGATGATGACCGGCCGCGTCTACAACGCGGAAGACGGCGAGCGCGCCAACTTTGCGCAATACCTGGTCGACGAAGGCGCGGCCTTCGACAAGGCCTTCGAACTCGCCAAGCGCATTGCCACCAACGCGCCGCTCACCAATTACGCGCTCATGCATGCGCTGCCGCGCATTGCCGAGCAGTCGGCCGACCACGGCTTCTTTACCGAGGCGCTGATGTCCGGCATCGTGCAGAACGCGCCGGAGGCCAAGGAGCGCGTGCGCGATTTCCTCGAAGGCCGCGGCGCCAAGGTGAGCAAGGGATGA
- a CDS encoding feruloyl-CoA synthase, producing MTTIRYRPLAFGVTRAVLREGAPGTQYLRAETELGPYRDRMTDRLAHWAEAAPERTFIARRERLADGSTGDWQRVSYAEALQKARSIGQALLDRGLSPDRPVAILSENSIEHALLALGCLYAGVPYCPVSPPYSLVSQDFEKLRHVLETLTPGLVFAADAARYARAIQAVVPADTEVVLAEGQLEGRATTSLDALAATPATPAIDAAMRATGPDTITKFLFTSGSTKMPKAVINTHRMWCANQQQLRQSIPALGEEPPVLVDWLPWNHTFGGNHNVGIVLDNGGTLYIDDGKPTPGGMAETLRNLREIAPTIYFNVPTGFEAIAHAMETDAVLRRNLLSRVKMFFYSGAALAQPIWDSLHRTQEAEVGERIVMGTGLGMTESGPFALYVTGPEVKSGDIGLPAAGIELKLIQVDGKTEVRYRGPNITPGYWRAPEATAEALDEEGFFCTGDAVKWIDENNIHRGLRFDGRIAEDFKLATGTFVSVGPLRAKIIAAGAPYVQDAVLTGINLKEVGALIFPTQKVRELAGLPADATMQQVLESAPVQAHFQQVANELAAMGTGSANRIARLHLMAEPPSIDKGEVTDKGSINQRAVLKHRAHLVEALHADTLPFTLKPR from the coding sequence ATGACCACGATCCGATACCGTCCGCTGGCGTTCGGCGTTACCCGCGCAGTGCTGCGCGAAGGCGCGCCGGGCACGCAGTACCTGCGCGCCGAAACAGAGCTCGGCCCTTATCGCGACCGCATGACCGACCGCCTGGCGCACTGGGCCGAAGCGGCGCCCGAGCGCACCTTCATCGCCCGCCGCGAGCGGCTGGCCGACGGCAGCACCGGCGATTGGCAGCGCGTGAGCTACGCCGAGGCGCTGCAGAAGGCCCGCAGCATCGGCCAGGCCCTGCTCGATCGCGGCCTGAGCCCGGACCGCCCGGTCGCGATCCTCAGCGAGAACAGCATCGAACACGCGCTGCTGGCCCTGGGCTGCCTCTATGCCGGCGTGCCGTATTGCCCCGTGTCGCCGCCCTACTCCCTGGTGAGCCAGGACTTCGAAAAGCTGCGCCACGTGCTGGAGACGCTCACGCCCGGCCTCGTGTTCGCCGCCGACGCCGCGCGCTATGCCCGCGCCATCCAGGCCGTGGTGCCGGCCGACACCGAAGTCGTCCTCGCCGAAGGCCAGCTCGAAGGCCGCGCCACCACCAGCCTGGACGCACTCGCCGCCACGCCCGCAACACCGGCCATCGACGCCGCGATGCGCGCCACCGGGCCGGACACCATCACCAAGTTTCTCTTCACCTCGGGCTCCACCAAGATGCCCAAGGCGGTGATCAACACGCACCGCATGTGGTGCGCCAACCAGCAGCAGCTGCGGCAATCGATTCCCGCGCTCGGCGAGGAGCCGCCGGTGCTGGTCGACTGGCTGCCGTGGAACCACACCTTCGGCGGCAACCACAACGTGGGCATCGTGCTGGACAACGGCGGCACGCTCTACATCGACGACGGCAAGCCCACTCCCGGCGGCATGGCCGAGACGCTGCGCAACCTGCGCGAGATCGCGCCCACCATCTACTTCAACGTGCCGACCGGCTTCGAGGCCATTGCGCACGCGATGGAAACCGATGCGGTGCTGCGCCGCAACCTGCTGTCGCGCGTGAAGATGTTCTTCTATTCCGGCGCGGCGCTCGCGCAGCCCATCTGGGACAGCCTGCACCGCACGCAAGAAGCCGAAGTGGGCGAGCGCATCGTCATGGGCACGGGCCTGGGCATGACCGAGTCGGGCCCATTCGCGCTGTATGTCACCGGCCCCGAGGTCAAGTCGGGCGACATCGGCCTGCCCGCGGCGGGCATCGAACTCAAGCTGATCCAGGTCGATGGCAAGACCGAGGTGCGCTACCGCGGCCCCAACATCACGCCCGGCTATTGGCGTGCGCCAGAGGCCACGGCGGAGGCGCTGGACGAAGAGGGCTTCTTCTGCACCGGCGACGCGGTGAAGTGGATCGACGAGAACAACATCCACCGCGGCTTGCGCTTCGACGGCCGCATTGCCGAGGATTTCAAGCTGGCCACCGGCACCTTCGTGAGCGTGGGCCCGCTGCGCGCAAAGATCATCGCGGCCGGTGCACCCTATGTGCAAGACGCGGTGCTGACCGGCATCAACCTCAAGGAAGTCGGTGCGCTGATTTTCCCCACGCAGAAGGTGCGCGAGCTCGCCGGCCTGCCGGCAGACGCAACGATGCAGCAGGTGCTCGAAAGCGCGCCGGTGCAGGCGCACTTCCAGCAGGTTGCCAACGAACTGGCGGCCATGGGCACCGGCAGCGCCAATCGCATTGCGCGGCTGCACCTGATGGCCGAGCCGCCTTCCATCGACAAGGGCGAAGTGACCGACAAGGGCTCCATCAACCAGCGTGCCGTACTCAAGCACCGCGCCCACCTGGTCGAGGCGCTGCATGCCGACACCCTGCCCTTCACCCTGAAGCCCCGCTGA
- a CDS encoding SDR family NAD(P)-dependent oxidoreductase, producing the protein MKIEGQAALVTGGASGLGEATARELSRLGAKVAVLDRNAELAEKVASEIGGVACVCDITDTESVNAALDKAAAAHGPARILMNVAGIGSAKRIVGKDGNPAPLEDFVRVVNINLIGGYNMARLFAARCAKLDALDNGEKGVMLFTASVAAFDGQVGQQAYSASKGGLVGMTLPMARDLAQHAIRVCTVAPGLFATPLLMELPEAVQQSLAASIPFPPRLGKPSEFAELACHIVTNGHLNGEVIRLDGALRMAPR; encoded by the coding sequence ATGAAGATCGAAGGACAAGCAGCACTCGTCACCGGCGGCGCATCGGGCCTCGGTGAAGCCACCGCGCGCGAACTCTCGCGGCTGGGCGCCAAGGTGGCCGTGCTCGACCGCAATGCGGAGCTCGCCGAAAAGGTGGCTTCGGAGATCGGTGGCGTGGCGTGTGTCTGCGACATCACCGACACCGAGAGCGTCAATGCCGCGCTCGACAAGGCCGCGGCGGCGCACGGCCCCGCGCGCATTCTCATGAACGTGGCCGGCATCGGCAGCGCGAAGCGCATCGTCGGCAAGGACGGCAACCCGGCGCCGCTCGAAGACTTCGTGCGCGTGGTCAATATCAACTTGATCGGCGGCTACAACATGGCGCGCCTGTTCGCAGCGCGCTGCGCCAAGCTCGATGCGCTCGACAACGGCGAAAAGGGTGTGATGCTCTTTACCGCGTCGGTGGCGGCCTTCGACGGCCAGGTGGGCCAGCAGGCCTACAGCGCATCGAAGGGCGGCCTGGTCGGCATGACGCTGCCGATGGCGCGCGACCTGGCGCAGCACGCCATTCGCGTGTGCACCGTGGCGCCGGGCCTCTTTGCCACGCCGCTCCTGATGGAGCTGCCCGAAGCCGTGCAGCAATCGCTGGCTGCATCTATTCCGTTTCCGCCGCGCCTGGGCAAGCCTTCGGAATTCGCCGAGCTGGCCTGCCACATCGTGACCAACGGGCATTTGAACGGCGAAGTGATTCGCCTCGACGGCGCCTTGCGCATGGCGCCGCGCTGA
- a CDS encoding Bug family tripartite tricarboxylate transporter substrate binding protein, which yields MTNRRQFVTALGGAAAFGALHPLAALAQAVQQAKIYYGFPAGSAGDSVARRVAEKLGDTPFSKTNAVVENKPGAGGRIALETLKTSVADGSVLCLAQASALSTYPHIYTKLSYGLADFAPVSIGAVMTHGLAVGPMVPATVKTLKDYIAWAKANPGQASYGSPGAGSTPHFLGALLGLNSGTDLRHIPYRGSLPAINDVVGGQIASSMTPVGDYLPFAKAGKLRVLATSGAQRVAYLPDVPTFVEQGFPEIVADEWFGFFVPAKTPASVVAAASTAIQAALKDKTVADGLLSVGLIAHGSSPEDMKKSLQSEYERWGPLVKKIGFTAES from the coding sequence ATGACCAATCGACGTCAGTTCGTGACAGCACTCGGCGGCGCAGCCGCATTCGGCGCCCTGCATCCGCTTGCCGCACTCGCCCAAGCCGTGCAGCAAGCAAAGATCTACTACGGCTTTCCGGCCGGCAGCGCGGGCGACAGCGTGGCCCGGCGCGTGGCCGAGAAGCTCGGCGATACGCCGTTCTCGAAGACCAATGCTGTGGTCGAGAACAAGCCCGGCGCCGGCGGTCGCATTGCGCTCGAAACGCTCAAGACTTCGGTAGCCGACGGCTCGGTGCTGTGCCTCGCGCAGGCCTCCGCGCTGTCGACCTACCCGCACATCTATACCAAGCTGAGCTACGGCCTTGCCGATTTCGCGCCCGTTTCCATCGGCGCCGTCATGACGCACGGCCTGGCGGTCGGACCGATGGTGCCGGCCACTGTGAAGACGCTGAAAGACTACATCGCCTGGGCCAAGGCCAACCCCGGCCAGGCCAGCTATGGCTCGCCGGGCGCGGGCTCGACGCCGCACTTCCTCGGTGCGCTGCTCGGCCTGAACAGCGGCACCGACCTGCGCCACATTCCCTACCGCGGCTCACTGCCCGCCATCAACGACGTGGTGGGCGGGCAGATCGCATCGAGCATGACGCCGGTGGGCGACTACCTGCCCTTCGCCAAGGCCGGCAAGCTGCGCGTGCTCGCCACCTCGGGTGCGCAGCGCGTGGCCTACCTGCCCGACGTGCCCACCTTCGTCGAGCAGGGCTTTCCGGAAATTGTGGCCGACGAATGGTTCGGCTTTTTCGTGCCCGCCAAGACGCCGGCCAGCGTCGTCGCCGCCGCCAGCACCGCGATCCAGGCTGCCCTCAAGGACAAGACCGTGGCCGATGGCCTGCTGTCGGTCGGCCTCATCGCGCACGGCTCCTCACCCGAAGACATGAAGAAATCGCTTCAGTCCGAATACGAACGCTGGGGCCCGCTGGTCAAGAAGATCGGCTTCACCGCCGAATCCTGA
- a CDS encoding acyl-CoA dehydrogenase family protein, whose amino-acid sequence MDYRPRPEDSRFILNAVLDAPVRLGALAPFAEVDEALQAQVLEEAARFVAEAVAPSNRGGDEIGCRFSQGEVTTPPGFREAYRALVDGGWPSLSAAPEDGGQGLPTVLEAVLFEWLSAANHGFTMAPGLLHGAYACLKHHGSDELKARYLSKIATGEWLATMCLTEAHAGSDLGQVRTRAVPQADGSFRVSGGKIFISGGEHDLTPNIVHLVLCRLPDAPAGPKGLSLVLVPKQLEDGTRNAVHCERIEEKMGLHGSPTCVMRFDGATGWLVGEAGRGLAAMFVMMNAARLHVALQGVGLLDAAWQKADAYAAERRQMRAPGTVPASRGSEAADLIAEHPAIRRILDTQRAWVEAGRTLAYRTALMLDVAMHDANAKARDRAQRWCSLVTPVLKAACTQQAFHGASECLQVFGGHGYVREWGIEQIVRDARVTMIYEGTNEIQAIDLLVRKVLPDAGAAMSAVLLELRDTLDASREADADVQRRLAQLRYLGTTIAMAAHANPVLPYEVADDYLRVVMLTLMAWAWARIDAAETPDAERAARAGPAAAFRRWVLPEFEMRLGIVKRACEGVAMSHDAAKTSGT is encoded by the coding sequence ATGGATTACCGCCCCCGCCCCGAAGACAGCCGATTCATCCTGAACGCGGTGCTCGATGCGCCTGTGCGGCTGGGCGCGCTCGCGCCCTTTGCCGAAGTCGACGAGGCGCTGCAGGCCCAGGTGCTGGAGGAAGCCGCCCGCTTCGTGGCCGAGGCGGTGGCGCCATCGAACCGGGGTGGAGACGAGATCGGCTGCCGTTTCAGCCAAGGCGAAGTCACCACGCCGCCAGGCTTTCGCGAGGCCTACCGGGCACTGGTCGACGGCGGCTGGCCCAGCCTTTCGGCGGCGCCGGAAGACGGAGGCCAAGGTTTGCCGACCGTGCTCGAAGCCGTCCTCTTCGAATGGCTGAGCGCGGCAAACCACGGGTTCACCATGGCACCCGGGCTTCTGCACGGCGCCTATGCCTGCCTCAAGCACCACGGCAGCGACGAACTGAAGGCCCGCTACCTTTCGAAGATCGCCACCGGCGAATGGCTCGCCACCATGTGCCTGACCGAAGCCCACGCAGGCAGCGACCTGGGCCAGGTGCGCACGCGCGCCGTGCCGCAGGCCGACGGCAGCTTTCGCGTGAGCGGCGGCAAGATCTTCATTTCAGGCGGTGAGCACGACCTGACGCCGAACATCGTGCACCTGGTGCTCTGCCGCTTGCCCGATGCGCCCGCCGGGCCCAAGGGCCTGTCGCTGGTGTTGGTGCCCAAGCAGCTGGAAGACGGCACGCGCAACGCGGTGCACTGCGAACGGATCGAAGAAAAAATGGGCCTGCACGGCAGCCCGACCTGCGTCATGCGCTTCGACGGAGCCACGGGCTGGCTGGTCGGCGAGGCGGGCCGCGGCCTGGCCGCGATGTTCGTGATGATGAACGCGGCGCGCCTGCATGTGGCGCTGCAGGGCGTCGGCCTGCTCGATGCCGCCTGGCAGAAGGCCGACGCCTACGCCGCGGAGCGCCGCCAGATGCGCGCGCCCGGCACAGTGCCCGCAAGCCGAGGCAGCGAAGCCGCCGACCTGATCGCCGAACATCCAGCCATCCGGCGCATTCTGGATACGCAACGCGCCTGGGTCGAAGCCGGGCGCACGCTCGCCTACCGCACCGCGCTGATGCTCGACGTGGCCATGCACGATGCCAACGCCAAGGCGCGCGACCGCGCGCAGCGCTGGTGCTCGCTGGTCACCCCGGTCCTGAAGGCCGCCTGCACGCAGCAGGCATTCCATGGCGCGAGCGAATGCCTCCAGGTGTTCGGCGGCCACGGCTATGTGCGCGAATGGGGCATCGAGCAGATCGTGCGCGATGCACGCGTCACCATGATCTACGAGGGCACCAACGAGATCCAGGCGATCGACCTGCTGGTGCGCAAGGTGCTGCCCGACGCCGGCGCCGCCATGTCGGCCGTGCTGCTCGAACTGCGCGACACGCTCGACGCCTCTCGGGAGGCCGATGCCGACGTGCAGCGGCGGCTCGCGCAGCTGCGCTACCTGGGCACCACCATTGCCATGGCCGCGCATGCCAACCCCGTGCTGCCCTATGAAGTGGCCGACGACTACCTGCGCGTGGTGATGCTCACCCTGATGGCCTGGGCCTGGGCGCGCATCGATGCGGCCGAGACACCCGATGCGGAACGCGCCGCCAGGGCCGGCCCCGCCGCGGCATTCCGGCGCTGGGTGCTGCCCGAGTTCGAAATGCGGCTGGGCATCGTCAAGCGCGCCTGCGAAGGCGTTGCCATGTCGCACGACGCTGCAAAAACCTCCGGTACTTAA
- a CDS encoding MarR family winged helix-turn-helix transcriptional regulator has protein sequence MPRPSKNSSAKAEPAAPGNGKSDRLDARMLEALVGYNARRAWLIISGVFAERMAPYGLKQIDFSVLSLLAHNPGATSRQLCNTLDILPPNLVSLVATLDSRGLIERKPHPHDGRAVGLHLTEAGDKLIREAEQTVMQLEADASARLTARERETLIRLLQKIYL, from the coding sequence ATGCCTCGTCCATCCAAAAACAGTTCCGCCAAGGCAGAGCCGGCAGCGCCTGGCAACGGCAAGTCCGACCGGCTCGACGCCCGCATGCTCGAAGCCCTGGTCGGCTATAACGCGCGCCGCGCCTGGCTGATCATCAGCGGCGTATTCGCCGAACGCATGGCGCCCTACGGACTCAAGCAGATCGACTTTTCGGTGCTCTCGCTGCTGGCGCACAACCCGGGCGCCACGTCGCGCCAGCTGTGCAACACGCTCGACATACTGCCGCCCAACCTGGTGAGCCTGGTGGCCACGCTGGACAGCCGCGGACTCATCGAGCGCAAGCCGCATCCGCACGACGGCCGCGCCGTCGGCCTGCATCTCACCGAAGCGGGCGACAAGCTGATCCGCGAGGCCGAGCAGACGGTGATGCAGCTCGAGGCCGATGCCAGCGCACGGCTCACAGCGCGCGAGCGCGAAACGCTGATCCGGCTGCTGCAGAAGATCTACCTGTAG
- a CDS encoding TetR/AcrR family transcriptional regulator: protein MSPPVVPPAPVPPAARSTYRHGDLRRALLEAGVELARDGGPDAVALREVTRRAGVVPNAAYRHFASRRELLLAVRAAALSAAAVSMEKELAVLPREQPPLDFARAQVRAIGTAYLRFAQAEPGLFRTAFVVSSEDAEGEVGPASVGASGMGPFQLLGAAIDRLVEAGALEASRRPDAEYLAWSAVHGLALLIIDGPLKGIGAEAAHALGQRLIDMVERGL from the coding sequence ATGAGCCCCCCCGTCGTTCCGCCCGCCCCCGTTCCGCCTGCCGCCCGAAGTACCTACCGGCATGGCGACTTGCGACGGGCGCTGCTCGAAGCGGGCGTGGAGCTGGCGCGCGACGGCGGCCCCGATGCGGTGGCGCTGCGCGAGGTGACGCGGCGCGCGGGCGTGGTGCCCAACGCGGCGTACAGGCACTTTGCAAGCCGGCGGGAACTGCTGCTGGCGGTGCGGGCGGCCGCGCTCTCGGCGGCCGCCGTCTCCATGGAAAAGGAACTGGCGGTGCTGCCCCGCGAACAGCCGCCGCTGGACTTCGCGCGGGCGCAGGTGCGGGCCATCGGCACGGCCTACCTGCGTTTCGCGCAGGCCGAGCCGGGGCTTTTTCGCACGGCTTTCGTGGTCTCGTCCGAAGATGCCGAAGGCGAGGTGGGCCCGGCGAGCGTGGGCGCCAGCGGGATGGGGCCGTTTCAGCTGCTGGGCGCCGCGATCGACCGGCTCGTGGAGGCGGGCGCGCTCGAGGCTTCGCGCCGGCCTGATGCCGAGTACCTGGCCTGGTCGGCCGTGCACGGGCTGGCACTGCTGATCATCGACGGGCCGCTGAAAGGCATTGGCGCCGAAGCGGCCCACGCGCTCGGGCAGCGCCTGATCGACATGGTGGAGCGCGGCCTCTAG
- a CDS encoding VOC family protein: protein MKVQSYLSFEGRCDEAIAFYKKALGAEVVQLMRYSDAPEMPAGEAEAGCAGGMPAADKVMHSVLRIGETELMASDGRCSGQAEFKGIMLALSASTDAEARQWFDALADGGQVMQPLTPTFFSSSFGMLTDRFGIGWMLVVDSQK from the coding sequence ATGAAAGTCCAGTCTTATCTGTCGTTCGAAGGCCGCTGCGACGAAGCCATCGCGTTCTACAAGAAGGCGCTCGGCGCCGAAGTCGTGCAGCTCATGCGCTACAGCGATGCGCCCGAAATGCCGGCGGGCGAAGCCGAAGCAGGTTGCGCCGGCGGCATGCCCGCCGCCGACAAGGTGATGCATTCCGTCTTGCGCATCGGCGAAACCGAGCTGATGGCTTCCGACGGACGGTGTTCCGGTCAGGCGGAATTCAAGGGCATCATGCTCGCCCTCAGCGCCAGCACAGACGCCGAGGCGCGCCAATGGTTCGACGCGCTGGCCGATGGCGGCCAGGTGATGCAGCCGCTGACGCCGACGTTTTTCAGCTCCAGCTTCGGCATGCTCACCGACCGCTTCGGCATCGGCTGGATGCTGGTGGTGGACTCACAAAAGTAA
- a CDS encoding VOC family protein produces MSPIHAYLTFDGNAAEAMRFYEKTLGGTMQMMMTIGEAPDTGQMPDDVKKRIMHASLAYGDGMLMASDTMPGQTYEGMKGFGVALTLETVAEARRVFDAFAEGGTVSMPFEKTFWVEGFGMVTDRFGTPWLINGGKPLV; encoded by the coding sequence ATGTCTCCCATCCACGCTTACCTCACGTTCGACGGCAATGCAGCCGAAGCCATGCGCTTCTACGAGAAGACGCTCGGCGGCACCATGCAGATGATGATGACCATCGGCGAAGCGCCCGATACCGGGCAGATGCCGGACGACGTCAAGAAGCGCATCATGCATGCGTCCCTTGCCTACGGCGACGGCATGCTCATGGCCTCCGACACCATGCCCGGACAGACCTACGAAGGCATGAAGGGCTTCGGCGTTGCGCTGACGCTCGAGACCGTTGCCGAAGCGCGCCGCGTGTTCGACGCCTTCGCCGAAGGTGGCACCGTCTCCATGCCTTTCGAGAAAACCTTCTGGGTCGAAGGCTTCGGCATGGTGACCGACCGCTTCGGCACGCCGTGGCTCATCAACGGCGGCAAGCCGCTGGTCTGA
- a CDS encoding DHA2 family efflux MFS transporter permease subunit produces the protein MTDTLDNNRKRWLALMVLCLGVLMIVLDTTIVNVALPSIRTDLGFTETSLVWVVNAYMLTFGGFLLLGGRLGDLYGHRRLFLIGLVLFTLASLACGIANSQGVLIAARAVQGLGGAVVSAVSLSLIMNLFTEPADRAKAMGVYGFVCAGGGSIGVLLGGLLTSSLSWHWIFLVNLPIGVAVYALCVALLPNARGQAHGEKLDVAGAVTVTLSLMLAVYGVVNGNEAGWGSTQTLGLLGAAVVLLAIFITIEARVQHPLMPLGLFRLRSVSVANVVGVLWAAAMFAWFFISALYMQLVLNYTPMQIGLAFLPANIIMAVFSLGLSARLVMRFGIRKPLAAGLWLAAIGLALFARAPVNGSFVVDVLPGMMLLGLGAGMAFNPVLLAAMSEVDPADSGLASGVVNTAFMMGGALGLAVLASAAAARTGSMQAAGAQLPLALTGGYNLAFLVGAVFAALAGLLGALLLRTASPGSTQNDKNNSNNINNEEAAASASTANRAAAS, from the coding sequence ATGACCGACACACTCGACAACAACCGCAAGCGCTGGCTCGCATTGATGGTGCTGTGCCTTGGCGTGCTGATGATCGTGCTCGACACCACGATCGTGAACGTGGCGCTGCCTTCGATCCGCACCGACCTGGGCTTTACCGAGACCTCGCTGGTCTGGGTGGTGAACGCCTACATGCTGACCTTCGGCGGCTTCCTGCTGCTGGGCGGGCGGCTCGGCGACCTGTATGGGCACCGCAGGCTCTTCCTCATCGGCCTTGTGCTCTTCACGCTTGCGTCGCTGGCCTGCGGCATTGCCAATTCGCAAGGCGTGCTGATTGCGGCGCGCGCGGTGCAGGGGCTGGGCGGCGCGGTGGTTTCGGCCGTCTCGCTCTCGCTGATCATGAACCTGTTCACCGAACCGGCCGACCGCGCGAAGGCGATGGGCGTGTACGGCTTCGTTTGCGCGGGCGGCGGCAGTATCGGCGTGCTGCTGGGCGGCCTGCTCACGAGCTCGCTGAGCTGGCACTGGATCTTTCTGGTGAACCTGCCGATCGGCGTGGCGGTGTATGCGCTGTGCGTGGCGCTGCTGCCCAACGCGCGCGGCCAGGCGCACGGCGAAAAGCTCGACGTGGCGGGCGCCGTCACCGTCACGCTGTCGCTCATGCTCGCGGTCTACGGCGTGGTCAACGGCAACGAAGCCGGCTGGGGCTCCACGCAAACGCTGGGCCTGCTCGGCGCTGCGGTGGTGCTGCTCGCGATCTTCATCACCATCGAGGCACGCGTGCAGCATCCGCTGATGCCGCTGGGCCTCTTTCGCCTGCGCAGCGTGTCGGTCGCCAACGTGGTGGGCGTGCTGTGGGCGGCGGCAATGTTCGCGTGGTTCTTCATTTCCGCGCTCTACATGCAGCTGGTGCTGAACTACACGCCGATGCAGATCGGCCTCGCCTTCCTGCCGGCCAACATCATCATGGCGGTGTTCTCGCTCGGCCTCTCGGCCAGGCTGGTGATGCGCTTCGGCATCCGCAAGCCGCTTGCGGCCGGGCTCTGGCTCGCGGCCATCGGTCTTGCGCTCTTCGCGCGTGCGCCGGTCAACGGCAGCTTCGTCGTGGACGTGCTGCCCGGGATGATGCTGCTCGGCCTGGGCGCGGGCATGGCATTCAACCCGGTGCTGCTCGCGGCCATGAGCGAGGTCGACCCGGCCGATTCGGGCCTGGCCTCGGGCGTGGTGAACACCGCCTTCATGATGGGCGGCGCACTCGGCCTTGCCGTGCTGGCCAGTGCCGCCGCGGCGCGCACCGGCTCCATGCAGGCAGCCGGGGCGCAGTTGCCTCTTGCCCTCACCGGCGGCTACAACCTTGCGTTTCTTGTCGGCGCCGTGTTTGCGGCGCTGGCGGGATTGCTCGGGGCATTGCTGCTTCGCACCGCATCTCCGGGGTCGACTCAGAACGACAAGAACAACAGCAACAACATCAACAACGAAGAGGCCGCGGCATCCGCAAGCACGGCAAACCGTGCGGCGGCATCTTGA